A genomic stretch from Edaphobacter aggregans includes:
- a CDS encoding amidohydrolase has product MSGSIQTCIAVLLVVLSHVAAKSQQAAPDLVLLNGKIFTSDAAHPYVQALAIRGERITGTGDSAKIRALAGPHTKQIDLGGRTIIPGINDAHNHLSISPPNRMDLQFKSPDPDWPEVKAAIAAAVLKAPKGTFIYGQIAWKIFRDLAVNRDTLDQVAPNNPVILETFTGHAWIVNSAAIARVGIREDQPDPVGGRYERSPKGRLTGVIREYAALNASRSLSDQTSEADALAELGKTLFAAVKWGITTIQDMSNDMPPDRCVALLEKMPTPIRVRVMRMPGTTPAGRDVQEGRPVPRSSNPLITVSGTKWMLDGTPLEGTFAHRNDPATMDYFLLHEQLTFPETEIASMLRESLHDHDQLLLHVSAYPPAAAMLTAMQAEGGAQMWAKQRVRFEHGDGLTPDLIPRVKEMGIVVVQNGIHLAGVEVNPDMGSVLERLKAQPLRSLLVAGIPVALGSDGPTNPYLNIMFASLDPDRPSEAITREQAVIAYTLTSAYAEFAEKDKGSLEPGKLADLAALSQDIFTVDASDLPKTESVLTMVGGKTVYDAKVIPHQ; this is encoded by the coding sequence ATGAGCGGATCAATCCAAACCTGCATCGCAGTTTTGCTTGTGGTGCTATCTCATGTAGCAGCTAAAAGCCAACAGGCGGCGCCAGACTTGGTTCTGCTCAACGGAAAGATCTTTACCAGCGATGCTGCGCATCCGTATGTGCAAGCGCTCGCGATTCGTGGGGAGCGCATCACAGGGACCGGCGACTCGGCGAAAATCAGGGCCCTAGCTGGGCCTCACACGAAACAGATCGACCTCGGCGGACGGACCATAATTCCCGGTATCAACGACGCACACAACCACCTTAGCATCTCTCCTCCCAACCGCATGGACCTGCAGTTCAAAAGTCCTGATCCGGACTGGCCTGAAGTGAAGGCTGCGATTGCCGCCGCCGTGTTGAAGGCGCCGAAGGGGACATTCATTTACGGTCAGATAGCCTGGAAGATTTTTCGCGATCTTGCAGTGAATCGGGACACCCTCGACCAGGTGGCTCCCAACAACCCGGTCATTTTGGAAACGTTTACCGGCCATGCTTGGATCGTGAACAGTGCAGCGATTGCGCGAGTTGGAATTCGAGAGGACCAACCTGATCCGGTTGGCGGACGCTATGAAAGGTCACCTAAGGGCAGGCTCACCGGGGTCATTCGCGAATATGCGGCGTTAAATGCGTCGCGCAGCCTTTCGGACCAGACGAGTGAGGCGGACGCTCTTGCAGAGTTAGGCAAGACCTTATTCGCGGCCGTCAAGTGGGGGATCACAACTATCCAGGACATGTCGAATGACATGCCGCCCGATCGGTGCGTCGCGCTCCTTGAGAAAATGCCAACTCCAATTCGTGTTCGCGTAATGCGAATGCCGGGAACAACTCCTGCCGGCCGCGACGTACAAGAAGGCCGACCAGTTCCACGGAGCTCGAATCCACTCATAACTGTCAGCGGCACCAAGTGGATGCTCGACGGCACTCCCCTCGAAGGAACCTTCGCGCATCGCAACGATCCGGCAACCATGGACTACTTCCTGCTACATGAACAGTTGACGTTCCCGGAAACAGAAATTGCCTCTATGTTACGGGAGTCGCTGCATGACCATGATCAATTGCTGCTTCATGTGTCCGCATATCCGCCCGCCGCGGCGATGCTGACCGCTATGCAGGCCGAGGGCGGAGCGCAAATGTGGGCCAAACAGCGAGTCCGGTTCGAGCATGGCGACGGCCTGACACCGGATTTGATTCCGCGGGTGAAGGAGATGGGAATCGTTGTGGTACAGAACGGGATTCATCTCGCCGGCGTCGAAGTGAATCCTGATATGGGTAGCGTTCTTGAAAGGCTGAAAGCCCAACCGCTGCGATCCTTGCTGGTCGCAGGCATTCCCGTTGCATTAGGTTCGGATGGGCCAACCAATCCCTATCTGAATATTATGTTTGCGTCTCTCGATCCAGATCGGCCATCCGAAGCCATCACGCGGGAACAAGCGGTGATCGCTTACACCCTGACATCCGCATACGCCGAGTTTGCGGAAAAAGACAAAGGCAGTCTGGAACCAGGGAAGCTCGCTGATCTGGCTGCTCTATCGCAAGACATTTTCACGGTTGATGCTTCGGATCTACCAAAGACGGAATCGGTGTTGACGATGGTGGGCGGGAAGACTGTGTATGACGCGAAAGTAATCCCACACCAATAG
- a CDS encoding PP2C family protein-serine/threonine phosphatase: MSARQVRAQTAAIASKAISTASPPGSITIDAAKLDSVLSLDGPWRFHLGDDTAFASPSFDDSTWPLLKPAQTFDSAHLSVIPRSYTWLRLHLHVLNANYPLGVSIATNHQQQFELYANGQRIGTSPGAISDLSQLSKPFAIALPAQQDLVLALRIGRSYSETVTSSPLAGIQIGALPAVSTSVDLASIRNFNDFVLTDLLSCLVLLASGTLVLILFLTQRSHKEYLWLSANCFVAMVFLGLLAALELGLFAISRSIYLLFTYFGWAMIFTNLEFVARFTKVRRRIPLRIFEVYLVLAPMLVIAPGFAGSLYFPALVIMSVSWFVFALTYLIQSYRRGNGESGFLVLPYILLGILYVGENVSRGNVRFVHIRDHFTWGYVGTRLADIDSVVFMVIIVAVVLYRFNRVSKDGERSAAELEAARTVQQVLIPEELPSIAGLSIASVYQPAQLVGGDFFQIMPVAQGGALVVLGDVSGKGIQAAMTVSLLVGAFRTAAETTVSPAVLMETLNRRLHGRGVGFTTCLILNIAANGEVAAANAGHLRPYLNGTELELEVGLPLGFTPDASYLETHFILCPACTLTLLTDGVVEATHPTTRELFGFDRTQAMSTQSAEAIAAAAQLFGHGAPQSDDITVLTITHT, from the coding sequence TTGTCCGCCCGGCAAGTTCGAGCCCAAACGGCTGCTATTGCTTCCAAGGCGATCTCTACTGCTTCTCCACCCGGCAGCATCACCATCGATGCTGCGAAGCTCGACTCCGTGCTCTCGCTCGACGGTCCCTGGCGCTTCCACCTGGGCGACGACACCGCCTTCGCCTCGCCCAGCTTCGACGACTCCACTTGGCCGCTGCTCAAACCTGCTCAGACCTTCGACTCAGCTCACTTGTCCGTTATCCCACGTAGCTATACATGGCTCCGCCTTCATCTTCACGTCCTCAACGCCAACTACCCTCTAGGGGTTTCGATCGCGACCAACCATCAACAACAGTTCGAACTCTACGCCAACGGTCAGCGCATCGGCACCAGCCCCGGCGCAATATCGGACCTATCGCAGTTGAGCAAACCCTTCGCCATCGCCCTGCCCGCACAACAAGATCTCGTCCTCGCCTTACGCATTGGCCGTTCGTACTCCGAGACCGTCACCAGCTCTCCGCTTGCAGGTATTCAAATCGGCGCACTGCCGGCCGTCTCCACCTCCGTCGATCTGGCCTCCATTCGCAACTTCAACGACTTTGTTCTCACTGATCTGCTCTCGTGCCTCGTTTTGCTGGCCAGCGGGACGCTCGTACTTATCCTCTTCCTCACTCAACGTAGCCACAAGGAGTACTTATGGCTTTCTGCCAACTGTTTCGTGGCAATGGTCTTCCTCGGACTCCTTGCGGCCTTGGAACTGGGCCTGTTCGCTATCTCGAGGAGTATCTATCTGCTCTTCACATACTTCGGATGGGCCATGATCTTCACGAACCTGGAGTTCGTTGCCCGCTTCACCAAGGTGCGAAGGCGAATCCCCCTCCGCATCTTCGAGGTCTACCTCGTGCTGGCGCCGATGCTCGTAATCGCCCCCGGTTTCGCCGGTTCCCTCTATTTTCCTGCGCTCGTCATCATGTCCGTCAGCTGGTTTGTCTTCGCTCTCACTTATCTCATCCAGTCCTATCGTCGCGGAAATGGGGAATCTGGCTTCCTCGTCCTGCCCTACATCTTGCTCGGCATCCTGTACGTTGGAGAAAACGTCTCTCGTGGCAATGTCCGCTTTGTGCATATCCGCGACCACTTCACCTGGGGCTACGTAGGCACGCGCCTCGCCGACATCGATAGCGTAGTATTCATGGTCATCATCGTCGCAGTTGTGCTCTACCGTTTCAATCGTGTCAGCAAGGATGGGGAGCGGTCAGCCGCGGAGTTGGAGGCTGCGCGAACGGTACAGCAGGTCCTCATACCTGAGGAGTTGCCATCGATTGCTGGGTTGAGCATTGCAAGCGTCTACCAGCCTGCGCAGCTGGTCGGCGGAGACTTCTTCCAGATTATGCCCGTGGCGCAGGGTGGGGCGCTTGTTGTACTAGGAGACGTCTCAGGCAAAGGCATACAAGCCGCCATGACCGTCTCCCTCCTCGTCGGGGCCTTTCGCACCGCAGCGGAGACGACAGTCAGCCCCGCCGTCCTGATGGAAACCCTCAACCGCCGCCTCCACGGTCGCGGCGTCGGCTTCACCACATGTCTCATCCTTAACATTGCCGCCAACGGCGAGGTCGCCGCCGCGAATGCCGGACACCTCCGACCGTACCTCAATGGCACCGAGCTCGAACTCGAAGTCGGCCTCCCCCTCGGTTTTACCCCGGACGCCTCTTACCTCGAAACTCACTTCATCCTCTGCCCCGCCTGCACCCTCACCCTCCTCACCGACGGCGTCGTGGAGGCGACTCATCCCACCACCCGGGAGCTCTTTGGCTTCGACCGCACCCAGGCCATGAGCACGCAGTCCGCGGAAGCCATCGCGGCAGCTGCCCAGCTCTTCGGCCACGGAGCCCCTCAGTCTGATGACATCACTGTCCTCACTATCACCCATACCTGA